One window of the Deltaproteobacteria bacterium genome contains the following:
- a CDS encoding ABC-ATPase domain-containing protein codes for MKPADDLKKTLFRIHDKGYKAYQDIEGLYLFSQYELSIDRVQADPFAPPSRVRVIISLKKWKIFSDLWENKIRRIAFCDFIGRQVQQAIRNLSSKHRGTGKSGMIAIEAGGPEILERTAVVINGEILELRLTVGLPASGRTISGMEAVSIFFEDLPKVIQQGVFQFPTMGLTVKHFVDAYEDQEWLRLALNEKGLLAFVPEGAILPRESGISSRPLAMGAVPFYPPQELSLSFHLPHKGAISGLGLEKGVILIVGGGFHGKSTLLRALELGIYSHVPGDGREYAVTDSKAVKIRAEEGRSVTKVNISPFIKSLPLLRDTLRFSTENASGSTSQATNIMEALEMGARVLLIDEDTSATNFMIRDRRMQELVKKAHEPITPFIDKVRRLYRDYGVSTVLVMGGSGDYFEVADTVIWMNNYRPFSVTSEARAIAEKFPVHRLEEGGESFGEITPRQPKPDSFDPSRGHKEVRIEAKSLETLFYGEQVIDLSFLEQIVETSQTRAIGRCIHLYATRFLENNAHLKEGLEKAMDEIEEKGLDELMPYKVGYLAKPRLFEIAGAINRLRSLQIKS; via the coding sequence ACAAGGCCTATCAGGATATAGAAGGCCTCTATCTTTTTTCTCAATATGAACTGTCCATCGACCGGGTCCAAGCCGATCCCTTTGCCCCGCCTTCCCGGGTCCGGGTCATCATCTCTTTAAAAAAGTGGAAGATTTTTTCAGATCTCTGGGAAAACAAGATCCGCCGCATTGCCTTTTGTGATTTTATCGGCCGCCAGGTCCAGCAGGCCATCCGCAATCTTTCCTCCAAACACCGGGGGACCGGCAAGAGTGGTATGATCGCCATCGAAGCCGGGGGGCCGGAAATCCTGGAAAGGACAGCCGTGGTGATCAACGGAGAAATCCTGGAATTGCGTCTGACCGTCGGATTGCCTGCTTCCGGCAGGACTATTTCCGGGATGGAAGCCGTTTCCATTTTTTTTGAGGACCTCCCCAAGGTCATTCAGCAAGGGGTTTTTCAGTTTCCCACAATGGGACTGACGGTGAAACATTTTGTAGATGCCTATGAAGACCAGGAGTGGCTGCGCCTGGCCCTTAATGAAAAAGGGTTGTTGGCCTTTGTTCCTGAAGGGGCCATCCTGCCCCGGGAAAGCGGCATCAGTTCCCGGCCTCTGGCCATGGGAGCGGTCCCCTTTTATCCTCCCCAGGAATTATCCCTATCCTTCCATCTCCCCCATAAAGGGGCGATCAGCGGTCTGGGGCTGGAAAAGGGGGTGATCTTGATCGTCGGCGGGGGCTTTCATGGAAAGTCTACCCTGCTCAGGGCCTTGGAATTGGGAATCTACAGCCATGTCCCGGGGGATGGACGCGAATATGCGGTCACTGATTCCAAAGCGGTCAAGATCAGGGCCGAAGAAGGCCGCAGTGTAACGAAGGTCAATATCAGCCCATTTATCAAGAGTCTTCCCCTGCTTCGGGATACGCTCCGTTTCAGCACCGAAAACGCCAGCGGCAGTACCTCCCAGGCAACCAATATCATGGAAGCCCTGGAAATGGGGGCCAGGGTTTTATTGATCGACGAAGATACATCGGCTACCAACTTCATGATCCGGGACCGGCGGATGCAGGAATTAGTCAAAAAGGCCCATGAACCGATTACCCCCTTTATCGACAAGGTCCGCCGGCTCTATCGGGATTATGGGGTCTCCACGGTATTGGTCATGGGAGGGTCCGGGGACTATTTTGAAGTAGCCGATACGGTGATCTGGATGAATAATTACCGCCCTTTTTCCGTTACTTCAGAGGCCAGGGCCATTGCCGAAAAATTTCCGGTCCATCGTCTAGAGGAAGGCGGGGAAAGCTTTGGTGAGATCACCCCCCGTCAGCCCAAGCCGGACAGCTTTGATCCCAGCCGGGGTCACAAAGAGGTCCGCATTGAAGCCAAGAGTCTGGAAACCCTTTTTTACGGGGAACAGGTCATTGACCTGTCTTTCCTGGAACAAATAGTGGAAACTTCCCAAACCAGGGCCATCGGCCGATGCATTCATCTCTATGCCACCCGGTTTCTGGAAAATAATGCCCATCTTAAGGAAGGCCTGGAAAAGGCCATGGACGAGATCGAAGAGAAAGGTCTGGATGAACTCATGCCCTATAAAGTCGGCTATTTAGCCAAACCCCGGCTCTTCGAAATCGCCGGGGCCATCAACCGCCTGCGGAGCCTGCAGATAAAATCATAA
- a CDS encoding nitroreductase family protein, with protein sequence MADLLEIIQGRRSVRNYQDQAVPDDVLNKILEALRWSPSWANSQCWEVVVVKDLETKQKLQTALPPTNPAGRAMVEAPVILVLCGQLQKAGFYKGQVTTKFGDWFLFDLGIATQTLCLTAHSLGLGTVVAGLFDHNKAKEVLGVPEGYELVTMIPLGYPAKAPAAPKRREVSEFVHQGKF encoded by the coding sequence ATGGCGGATTTATTGGAGATTATCCAAGGAAGAAGGAGTGTTCGAAATTATCAAGACCAGGCGGTACCCGATGATGTTTTAAATAAAATACTGGAAGCTCTGCGCTGGTCCCCTTCCTGGGCCAATAGCCAGTGCTGGGAGGTTGTCGTCGTTAAAGACCTGGAGACCAAACAAAAACTTCAAACCGCCTTGCCCCCCACCAACCCGGCCGGCCGGGCCATGGTGGAAGCCCCGGTTATCCTGGTCCTTTGCGGCCAATTGCAGAAGGCCGGATTCTATAAAGGGCAGGTGACCACCAAGTTTGGCGACTGGTTCCTTTTTGACCTGGGGATCGCCACGCAAACGCTTTGCCTGACCGCCCATTCCCTGGGTCTGGGGACGGTTGTGGCCGGACTTTTTGACCACAATAAGGCCAAAGAGGTTTTAGGGGTACCTGAGGGCTATGAACTGGTGACCATGATCCCCCTGGGTTATCCGGCCAAAGCACCGGCGGCACCCAAAAGGAGAGAAGTAAGCGAGTTTGTGCATCAGGGGAAGTTTTGA
- a CDS encoding fumarate reductase iron-sulfur subunit yields the protein MARKLTFHIFRYNPLDPRSTPHMDDFSLNETDSLTIFIALNRIREEQDGSLQFDFCCRAGICGSCAMVINGRPDLACHTKTKDLPEEITLLPLPVFKLIGDLSVDTGTWFRSMNEKMESWIHTDKVFDPTAQEERMDNSLAEEIYELERCIECGCCVAACGTANMRPDFVGAVALNRIARFMMDPRDQRKEKEYFEVVGTDEGIFGCMGLLGCEDVCPKDLPLQDQLGMLRRRMGWGAIKHLFTKKA from the coding sequence ATGGCCAGAAAACTGACTTTCCATATCTTTCGATATAATCCCCTCGATCCCAGGTCAACACCCCATATGGATGACTTTTCCCTGAATGAAACCGACAGCCTGACCATTTTTATCGCCCTGAATAGAATCCGGGAAGAACAGGACGGAAGCCTCCAGTTTGACTTCTGCTGTCGGGCCGGGATCTGTGGCTCCTGTGCCATGGTAATCAATGGTCGGCCCGATCTGGCCTGCCATACCAAGACCAAAGACCTGCCGGAAGAAATTACCTTATTGCCCTTGCCGGTCTTTAAACTGATCGGCGATTTATCCGTGGATACCGGGACCTGGTTCCGGTCCATGAATGAGAAGATGGAGTCCTGGATCCATACCGACAAGGTTTTTGACCCGACGGCCCAAGAAGAGCGTATGGATAATTCCCTGGCCGAAGAGATCTATGAATTGGAAAGATGTATTGAATGCGGCTGTTGTGTGGCAGCCTGCGGCACGGCCAATATGCGTCCGGATTTTGTCGGAGCCGTGGCCTTGAACCGTATCGCCCGCTTCATGATGGATCCGCGGGACCAGAGGAAAGAGAAGGAATACTTTGAGGTGGTCGGAACCGATGAAGGGATCTTCGGCTGTATGGGTCTGCTGGGCTGTGAGGATGTCTGCCCCAAGGACCTGCCCCTGCAGGATCAATTAGGCATGCTCCGCCGCAGAATGGGCTGGGGGGCGATTAAGCACCTCTTCACGAAAAAGGCATAA